A single window of Jeotgalibacillus haloalkalitolerans DNA harbors:
- the pyrF gene encoding orotidine-5'-phosphate decarboxylase — MEKLPIIALDFTGAEAKQFLKQFDEHLFVKVGMELFYESGPPIIQDIKAMGHKVFLDLKLHDIPTTVQKAMKQLAALDVDLVNVHAAGGVNMMKAAVKGLNEGCINGKRPEIIAVTQLTSTSEQQMQNEQQIQLNLIQSVQHYAGLAKQAGLDGIVCAATDCRHLISELGSDFKYITPGIRPKGTDANDQVRTATPAEAAQLGASAIVVGRAITGSEDPTGSYRQIKKEWSGTDE; from the coding sequence TTGGAGAAATTGCCAATCATCGCGCTTGATTTTACCGGAGCAGAAGCAAAACAGTTTTTGAAACAGTTTGATGAACATCTGTTTGTGAAAGTGGGAATGGAACTCTTTTATGAAAGCGGCCCGCCCATTATCCAAGATATCAAAGCAATGGGACATAAAGTTTTCCTGGATCTGAAACTGCACGATATACCGACAACTGTTCAAAAAGCAATGAAGCAGCTAGCAGCACTGGATGTAGACCTTGTGAATGTCCATGCAGCAGGCGGAGTGAATATGATGAAGGCTGCTGTAAAAGGGCTGAATGAAGGTTGTATAAATGGAAAGCGCCCTGAGATTATTGCTGTGACTCAGCTCACATCAACTTCAGAACAACAGATGCAAAATGAACAGCAGATACAGTTGAACCTCATTCAATCCGTTCAACATTATGCGGGTCTTGCAAAACAGGCAGGCCTGGACGGGATTGTATGTGCAGCAACTGATTGTCGTCACTTAATCAGTGAGCTTGGTTCTGATTTTAAATATATTACTCCGGGTATCCGGCCAAAAGGAACAGATGCAAACGATCAGGTGCGGACGGCTACACCTGCAGAAGCAGCACAGCTCGGAGCCTCAGCAATCGTGGTAGGCAGAGCCATTACAGGGAGCGAAGATCCTACCGGAAGCTATCGTCAAATAAAAAAAGAATGGAGCGGGACTGATGAATAA
- the pyrE gene encoding orotate phosphoribosyltransferase: MNKKMAAYLLEIKAVELNPENPFTWASGIKSPIYCDNRLIMSYPEIRSYAADQLTELIKTNFAEAEIIAGTATAGIPHAAWVSERLNLPMNYVRSSAKKHGKTNQIEGKVTPGKKAVVIEDLISTGGSSIDAVKALEEQGIKVLGVAALFTYGFKKAEQQFKEAGVPYYTVTNFDTLIEQASVLNYISQDQVNELAKWKSEF, encoded by the coding sequence ATGAATAAAAAAATGGCTGCATACCTCCTTGAAATAAAGGCAGTGGAATTAAATCCGGAGAACCCATTTACATGGGCATCCGGTATCAAATCACCAATCTACTGTGACAACCGGTTAATCATGTCATATCCGGAAATCAGATCTTACGCTGCAGACCAGCTGACAGAACTGATCAAAACAAATTTTGCTGAAGCGGAAATCATTGCAGGCACGGCAACAGCCGGAATTCCTCATGCTGCCTGGGTCAGTGAAAGACTGAATCTGCCGATGAATTATGTACGTTCTTCAGCTAAAAAGCATGGAAAAACGAACCAGATTGAAGGGAAAGTAACGCCTGGTAAAAAAGCAGTCGTTATTGAGGATTTAATCTCAACCGGCGGAAGCAGCATTGACGCTGTAAAAGCGCTTGAAGAGCAGGGGATCAAAGTACTAGGGGTTGCCGCACTATTTACATACGGCTTCAAAAAAGCAGAACAGCAATTCAAAGAAGCAGGTGTTCCTTACTATACAGTCACCAATTTCGACACACTGATCGAACAAGCCAGCGTACTGAACTATATCAGTCAGGACCAGGTAAATGAATTAGCGAAGTGGAAGAGCGAGTTTTAG